The genomic segment GTAAAAGCAAGTATTACGTGGTTTGGAAAGGCCGCAAAACCGGAATTTTCTCTTCGTGGCCCGAAGCTGAGGCCCAGGTCAAGGGGTATGCAGGGGCCCAGTTCAAGGCTTTTGAAAGTCTGGACGAGGCCCGACGGGCTTTTGCTGGAGAATACGACCACTACAAAGGTCAGAAAGCCAATCAGGACAGACTTTTAGAGGCGCCTCCGCCGATCACCCCCAGCTACTGTGTGGATGCGGCTTGCAGCGGCAATCCGGGGCTGCTCGAGTACCGCTGTGTGGATACTGCCACGGGGAAGGAAGTTTTTCACCGGGGGCCCTTTGCCCAGGGTACCAACAATGTGGGGGAGTTTTTGGCCCTGGTTGAAGCCCTGGTGTTGTGCCAGGAAAAGGGCTACTCCTGGCCCATTTACTCCGACTCGGTGAATGCCATTGCCTGGGTCAAGGCCAAGAAAGCCCGCACACACCTGATTCGCACCCCCGAGAATGCCGAACTGTTTGAACGGATTGCAAGGGCTGAGGCCTGGTTAAGATCACACACCTACCCCAATCCCCTGCTCAAATGGCAGACCGATAGCTGGGGGGAAAACCCCGCCGATTTTGGACGAAAGTAGGGTTTTATACCGGATTCAAAAAGACAGTTGACAAAACCATATACCCAAGAGGCTGTCTTTTTGAATCCTAGAGCACTCCCTTCGGTCGGGTTGGTTCGTTACCGTTCGGTAACGAACCAACCGAATCTGGTACTAGGGATGGTTCACGTGCGGCAATAAAGCTGCCTTGAGGACGGGGTTCCCCGAAGCCAAGTCGAACAGGGGGCGGGCAAAGGGACTGCTCACGATACCGTCTTTGATGCCGGTGGGCATCTGTTCGGAAGGGTAGCGCAAGGCTCCGGTGGAAGCCACAAACTCGCTGGGGAAGCTCACCCAGATGGTGAAGGCCAGGAACAGGCCCCAAAAGAACCCCCCAATGCCACCGATGACCCCCTCGGTGGTGGGCGTCAGACGGGTGAGTGGAATGAAGTGGGTGGCGTAGGCCATGCCCAGGCCCAACACCAAAGCCAACAAGGGCAGCGCAAAATCGGGCACCCAGGGCGCCACTAATGGAACCAGGATGAGATACAACACCAACGCCGGTATGACGGCCAGTGCGAAGGGGGCACCCTGGCGGATGCCGACCGCAATAGCTGCTGCAAACACAAAAAGGGCCATTAAATCGAGCCAGCTTAGCATCAAACCAAAGTATAACGGCCCAGGCTGATCCTTTGATGCTACTTTGACCCTATTTTGGGCTCATATCGTTTTTGCTTGAAGACTTTGCACACTACTGGAGCGGTGAGGGAGGGCGCAGGGGGTAAGGGACAGGTGTTGGAGACCCACGACCGATCTCCTACCGCTAACCCCCACCTTGTGCGTTGCTGAAAATTGGCTACACGCCTAAAGCTGGCATCACTTCATCCGCTGGCAAACTCTCGGTGTGTTGTGCTCACTTCA from the Meiothermus sp. CFH 77666 genome contains:
- a CDS encoding viroplasmin family protein, yielding MAQGKSKSKYYVVWKGRKTGIFSSWPEAEAQVKGYAGAQFKAFESLDEARRAFAGEYDHYKGQKANQDRLLEAPPPITPSYCVDAACSGNPGLLEYRCVDTATGKEVFHRGPFAQGTNNVGEFLALVEALVLCQEKGYSWPIYSDSVNAIAWVKAKKARTHLIRTPENAELFERIARAEAWLRSHTYPNPLLKWQTDSWGENPADFGRK